One genomic region from Candidatus Saganbacteria bacterium encodes:
- the lipA gene encoding lipoyl synthase produces the protein MRYPSHLLKKISKHGNLVKIRALLNDPSIHTVCEEAHCPNLGECFEKHSLAFMILGDVCTRNCSFCAVAGGIPQTVDPDEPKKVLDAVKKLGLKYVVVTSATRDDLPDGGAAHYAKVIENLRLNVAVSKIEVLIPDFCGDEAALKTVLDAKPFVLNHNVETISRLYPKVRPQADYIRSLKLLEMAKKLSPSIYTKSGFMVGLGEADEEIISLLRDLRSVFCDIVTIGQYLPPSSKHFPVSRFVEPETFEWYSRIGRELGFEKVFSGPFVRSSYKAEEILCSPNNQKGY, from the coding sequence TTGCGTTACCCATCACATTTATTGAAGAAGATATCTAAACACGGAAATCTTGTAAAAATCCGAGCGCTTCTAAATGATCCATCTATCCATACGGTTTGCGAAGAGGCGCATTGCCCGAATTTGGGCGAGTGTTTTGAAAAACATTCTTTGGCCTTTATGATATTGGGCGACGTCTGTACCAGGAATTGTTCTTTTTGCGCGGTAGCGGGCGGCATTCCTCAAACAGTCGATCCCGACGAGCCCAAAAAAGTTCTAGACGCGGTAAAAAAACTCGGATTAAAATATGTCGTGGTAACTTCTGCCACAAGAGATGATCTGCCGGATGGCGGCGCAGCGCATTATGCAAAAGTTATTGAAAACCTGCGACTGAACGTCGCGGTTTCCAAAATCGAGGTTTTAATCCCTGATTTTTGCGGAGATGAAGCGGCGTTAAAAACAGTCTTAGATGCCAAGCCGTTCGTCCTAAACCATAACGTCGAAACTATTTCCAGGCTTTATCCCAAAGTCCGTCCTCAAGCCGATTATATAAGGTCGTTAAAATTGCTTGAAATGGCCAAAAAGCTGTCACCTTCTATTTACACAAAGTCCGGTTTTATGGTAGGATTGGGAGAAGCGGATGAAGAGATAATTTCTCTTTTGCGGGATTTAAGATCAGTTTTTTGCGATATTGTGACGATCGGCCAATATCTTCCGCCATCATCCAAACATTTTCCGGTATCTCGATTTGTCGAACCCGAAACATTTGAATGGTATTCCCGTATAGGCCGAGAACTCGGATTTGAAAAAGTATTTTCAGGGCCATTTGTCAG